In Stomoxys calcitrans chromosome 2, idStoCalc2.1, whole genome shotgun sequence, the following proteins share a genomic window:
- the LOC106089570 gene encoding uncharacterized protein LOC106089570 isoform X3, with protein sequence MAGGSSPTPPYQMMMNPGMGPNPPNPQPPLNYHSSAYKRPTTNVFINKRIGEVGVELEPHKRPPVQMVNPQFRPMTNQMGHSQPSFLQQIFGGTGSGGNQSPMPTTQQQHMRPVPLQSQHGHGNPPQTFRAVSENDLYLLGAIEKLVYRVDYLESRVRRTEQLIYYLMAGNKQQEVRDPCPTNFTRISENCYYINSYQQVNWKTANSACKALNSHLAEFERVSENEEIMAYLLNQPNHRGRDYWLGGLNPGLLWIWSNSAKPVNPNMNLTSIAMSHKESSPDKDAESNIIDGEKEESASKDGSILNNTLEIEGQGRCLRLAYNTAKHAYNYHGQECTTRQNYICEHEDKTLDNKIKKIARDLKLF encoded by the exons ATGGCTGGCGGCAGTTCACCTACTCCACCATATCAAATGATGATGAATCCAGGAATGGGACCCAATCCACCGAATCCACAACCTCCACTTAATTACCATTCGTCGGCCTACAAAAGACCGACAACGaatgtttttataaataaacgCATAGGAGAAGTAGGCGTTGAATTGGAACCTCACAAGAGACCGCCAGTACAAATGGTAAATCCGCAATTTCGCCCCATGACCAATCAAATGGGTCACAGCCAGCCCAGCTTTCTGCAGCAGATATTTGGAGGCACCGGTTCCGGTGGAAACCAGTCACCTATGCCTACTACCCAGCAGCAACACATGCGACCAGTTCCCCTTCAAAGTCAACATGGTCACGGTAATCCACCGCAGACTTTTCGAGCAGTCTCCGAAAATGATTTGTATTTATTAGGTGCAATAGAGAAATTGGTATACCGAGTTGACTACCTAGAAAGCAGAGTGAGGAGAACAGAACAGTTGATTTATTACCTTATGGCAGGCAACAAACAACAAGAAG TACGCGACCCTTGTCCTACAAATTTCacgagaatcagtgaaaattgTTACTACATAAATAGCTATCAACAGGTAAATTGGAAAACGGCCAATTCGGCATGCAAGGCACTAAACTCACATTTGGCAGAATTCGAAAGAGTGTCAGAAAACGAAGAAATTATGGCCTACCTATTGAATCAGCCTAACCACCGAGGCCGCGACTATTGGTTGGGAGGCTTGAACCCCGGTCTCTTGTGGATTTGGTCTAATTCTGCTAAACCCGTTAATCCAAACATGAATCTCACCTCTATTGCAATGTCCCACAAAGAGAGCTCCCCCGATAAAGATGCCGAATCCAACATCATCGACGGTGAAAAAGAAGAAAGCGCATCAAAAGACGGCTCCATTCTGAACAATACTCTTGAAATAGAGGGCCAGGGTAGATGTCTAAGACTCGCCTATAACACCGCCAAACATGCCTACAATTATCATGGACAAGAATGTACAACCAGACAGAACTACATTTGTGAACATGAGGACAAAACACTAGACAATAAGATTAAAAAAATCGCTCGAGATCTTAAGCTCTTTtaa